ATCCATGTATTTGTGCAGGGTAAAGGTGAATTCACAATGGAATACAAAGAGCATTCGCCTGTTTCACAAGATGTGCAGATGCAATTGGTGAACACCTACAAGGCCACCAAGGCTGCTGAATAGATGGGAATTTTGTTAAAGCTGATGCCCCCTACACAAGTCAAATTTTTTCACTGAAAGATGCTATAATTTTTTCATACATATATAATCTTTGCGTGATAAAAACGtgagaaatatttattttttattcagtAGCCAATGGGTCAATAGCAAGGATGAGATTCCAATAGAGATGGGATTAAAGGATATTTTTTAAATGCAAATGTCACATTgtaattgtaataattattacATCACCTCGAAAGTTAGTTTTGCAGATTGTTGACTAAAACATCTGTTTTCAGCTTGAAACTGGACAATTTCTTTGCTGTTATGAATTTGAAGGAGATGATTACGTCCTTCTTCTCATGCTGTTTTCTTAGTATATGCGCTTGCGAGCTTCACCCTTTCTTCAGGCTGCTGCTGCAATTTTGTGTGCTTAATTTCAACCCTAGGTGCTAAATTCATCTCTCTTAATTCCTCTAATTCCTTGTCTGTGAGCTGCAATAAAATGAACGTGTATGCCGTTTGATGTTTTCAGAAATCATATTCAGGAAAGGATCACAGGAAAGTAAAACTATGTAAGGCTCTTTTTAATCATAAACTTCCACACCTTCCAAGGAATAGCTTGAACCAATGTATAATCTTCCTTGACTTCCATTTTTACTCTTAAAGGTGTTTTCCAGCAGCCAAATTGTTGGCTTATTCATCTCTCTTGGTATCCATCGGAGAAACTTAGCTTGTCTAAATCTAGTTTTAGAGGATCCAGTTTCTCCTGCCAAGTTGCATCCTTTCTGAAGAACCAAACCTTTTCCAACCTTGAGATTACCCCATCGATCCATCTTTCAAAGAAAACCAACAAGACGTGTAAATTCTTGATGTTTGATCTACGCCACCCGCCATTACTTTGTTATAAAGAAAAGAATCATTAGAGAAAGGCAGAAATCAAGAAGTCTGaaagcctttttgtccttaatTTATCTTCTTGGAAAGTTGTTTGTCATCCATAATTGTAATAAGTTTCTCAGCCTTTTCAATCTCACATTTGAAAATTGGGTCTTCACATGGCCCAAAATTGAAGAGAGAATATTGATGAGCTCTATTTGGAACCTGCTCTGCAAGAGCAAAATTAACTTCCAAGTCCTCCATGGCCCCCATTTTTTGCTTAATCTCGATAGGAAAGAAAGGAATCACATAAGTTTAGTTATGTTGAACATTTCAATCACATAAAATATCCATGAGATCAGAAGAAAGAAGAGAAAGATGGGAATTGAAGAACATTAACTAGGATGGGATTGAGAAAATAGGAATTTATGGAGGATTATCAGAAGGGAATGAAAGAAATTTCGTCAGGATTCTTGAATGTTACCTTCTGAATGTTAACAGCTATTTCAACAAACCAATCAACTTCAGCTTACTAGACAACTGATCCGACAGCTGATTGAGCCACTGACTTGGCAAtagcttaattaaatttttatttatcttaCATCATTTTATTTTTCGGTCTACTAACGTGCAGCAGCTGATAAGCTACTGCCAGCATGAGCCAGAGTTTATTATCTTATGGCTTCCATAATCTTTAACCATTTGAAATCCTCCTCTTTACTTTCTAGATCTTCTTTGTAGGTACGAGGAGCATAGCATTCCCTTGTGGTATCTACTTTTGTTCATTGCTTTTCCTTGAATTCTTTTCTAGAAAGTAATGCAAATAACAACATCTATGACAATTATCTGTTTCCAATTGTAGCCAAAGAGAATTTTCCCTTTCTTTAGCCTCTCCTCTTCAATCTTTAAGTTACTCATCAGGAATTACTTTCAAAGATAGTTTGATAGGAAAGTTGGCATCCTATAGTTGCCCATATTATTAAAAGAACAAGAAGGCTTCTTTGCTGTTATCATACATATCTATCTATAAAATGTAACGTATTTCAAGTACCATCCAGATTCAAAACTACAATGGAAATCTTTTAAAATGCCCATGTCTCAGGATGAAGATCATTAAAGTTCCATAGCTCTGGTTCTGATTCTATTTCACTTGTTGATCCATTGATAAATCTGCTCAGTCTCTCACTTACTTTTGCAGCTCCAAAACTGAAATCAGATTCTCTCATCTGCAGAAAAAGagaaccagaaaaaaaaaaattcaaatcaatcATTGAATTCCTTACAATAACGAATTAGTATTTATGATTATATATACATAGTTAATTACCTGTGCATGAACTACATGGAAAATTGAATTGCCAGAAactgaaaaactagcactagcaATCTCTACACCTTCATCTTGAAGAATGCGAATGATATCATAGAAAATGAACTGATTATCTAGCCCACTTATCAAAACTATCTGTAGAGAAGAGCCCATTTCTCGGATTTGTAATTGAGGTGCTCTTGAGGTTGATGTAGATTCAAAAGAACTGGTGCAATTAGAAAACGGTCTTTTTCTGCCTGATaagctttctttcttttccttggatTTCTTCAACTTTGCCTCCAGACTTTTTATGTAGTTTATAGCTTCATCTATCTGATCAGGAAGTGACAATGCTTCCTGCAGGGACCAAAATCAAATAACTTTCATAAGAATCATTGCATTTGTAATTCATTTCCAATTTTCTTCAAGAAACAAGTAAGAAAAACTCTAAATTGAAAAGGAAAAACACATGcaatcataaaatattcatgagaaacttgaattatgatgtcatataaGCACACCAAAAAAATCAAATCATGGCATGTTAAACAagaatttctctcaaattctaaGTTGTGGCCTTCATCATATATTCACCAGGCTAATTACAAATAAGGGTTATGAtttatgaatatgaaattgaagtCATTTTTCCAGAActataaataaaaaaaggaaaattataaCGTTCAGAGAGactgagagagaaagagagagagagagaaaacctTGGACGTTTGTTTAGGGAGGAGAGAATTAAGGTTGGAGAAGAGGGTCTTCATTTGAGTTCTTCTATTTTTCTCTATGACCTTTCTTTCTGTCTTTCTTGAAGAAGTAGAATGAAGCATAACAGTTCTTGAAGAAGAGTGACTCATCTCCATTATTGTCCCTCTTGAGTTCAGTAGCACGTCTCCCATAAGAAAACCTAGATGTGTGAATATGGTAAAGAATCATTGGTGCTGTATAAATACCCCATCTGAACAAAGcacaaaaagaagaaaagaaaagaaaagcttgaAATGGGTGAGACTATCAAGCTGATGTCAGGTAACGAACGTCACCAATCACTCATCAGCCACCATTATGGACTGTTATGTGGTTTTCTTTGACATGTCTTTAATCTTTATTATTCAGTCTTTTCTAAAAATGAGAAATTTGATTCCATTAGGCAACAAAAACAATCGTCCATTTAACTTTTAAGATAACAACGAAAGTCTTTCCTTTTCACTGTTATTAGAAAGAAATCAAGAATCTTTTCCCTGGAATTGTCTTGAGGGCTAGGATGACATAACAACAGCTAAAATACTcacaaaaattattatatttaaatttaattagtaaTTCAACATATAAATTCctttctaatttaatttaaactcaacCTAAActattcatactcattttaaattcaattatCATTATTCAAATATTatccaaatttatttaattttacatattttaattaacaatttatataaaaatatatttttactaataaattatattttaaaattttatctatctaaaatataatatttaaaattataattattattgtaaaatatttattaatttacataaatgaATTTAATAACAATACTCAACACAAAATTTAAACTTGACAcatattatttcataaatttgaaCTCATCCTAACCTAGATTATATATCATCTAAATACATCCAAACAGGACTTGGTTGGATGAAATACCTAAAATTATTCAATCTATTATTATATCTATTCATAACTCTAAATTATCAAATTCAAACCTTAATTGGAATAagtgaaaaaaatatattttttgaaaataatatatatatatatatatatattctttagataagtacaatagattttcttttatttttaacatagatatcaattttttttttttttaaagaagggATGTCATTTTCCTTAAAAGCCTTTAAAAGGCAAATtacaatacaagaaaaatttgaaaatatatgaatgatgatataaatattaataacaagAATTGAAAGTTAGAGTCTtgtttatattataatataaaatcaattgcatttttttatttcataaatAAAAAGGATGAAGTTATTAACATTTGAATTTCTAGCATTCCTCATAGACACTCAATTAAAGTCATATAGTTGGTGAAGTTTTTCATTGAATTATGACATGGGCTAACGCTTTTCAttcatgaaataaaaaaataaaaaaggttgGAATTATGGAGTAGATATCAAGTATGTCCAATAAGAAGTTCAAATTGtggcaaataaattataataatttcaacAAATCAATCTATTGTTGTGATAATTAAGGACTTTCTTTGTTCGCTCTTAGAATTGAAAAGATAATTCTCTCATTAAATTAACAGAGTTAAAAGAGTGAAAACTCAAACTTAAGTCTATCAAGTAAGTGATACacgtttatatttattaattgacAAAGTATGTTTAATTAGAAAACATTGACCTGCATAACATAGACTTGAGTCAAGTTAATGCCATGATCCATTACAATAATATTAAAAGGttcattaatttttgtttttcttcaatTGTAATCATGGCAATAAGCATGCTTATTATATATAGTTAAGATATCTCTACCTTAAaaggaaaactagttaaaatattTCAGTAGCCATTTCTATTGACCTTCCCCACATGATCAGCCAACATAAATTCTTATTAGTAGTTGGTCATTTTAACCAAACTCtcgtgtatttcattcattttgTTTTTCAATTTTGACATGCTGAATATCATTTAATAAATCTTTTTAGATTGACACAATGCAAATGCAATCAagcctcactttaatttaacatCTGATCAACCACTATAGATTAAATCTTTCCTTAGCATTTAAGGTAAAAAGTATTTTCGAATTAATTTTTTGTGCAtcgaaattaaatttctttttcaGGTGATTTTAACAATGTATTCTCTCACATTTACTTAATACATTTAAGATAGATAattcttaaatatttttttataaaattgaacCCAAATTGACATGGGAAAgagatttttcttttcttatcaaCCAAATTAGACCGATTGAGTTTTACATTATGTTTGGATTGGAGGaaggaaaataagtagagaaaaataaaaaagttaataaTGATGAggagaaaatatattttttattttccccTTTATGTTTGGGGAGAGAAAGAAAAATATAAGAAGAAAAGTTATTTTATAaatagtaaaattataattttaccctTAAGTTAAGAAATAAAAACTTATATAAACATAAgggtatatttataatttttttatattttcctcACACTTTCTCTCCAAAGTAGAAGtggataaaaaatttttttattttcctctCAAATTTTCCTTTTCTCTTAATTTTCTATCAATCCAAATACAAAatgatagaaaattaaattattttactcTCAAATTTTATTTCCTCTCTTATTTTCTCTCTATCTAAACATAGtgttagagttttttttttttttttacaacttTTTAGCTCTTTGAATATGATAGTTATAAATTCTTTAGACTCGAGACTCAGAATCACCAATTAACATCTTCAGTTTAATTTAACTTCATAAAAAAATGATTTACCACTGAATCTGATATGGTATCTCGTAAGAGACGACATTGGATAATCAGTTACTGACTCGTTCAcactttaaaataaaaataatatttagtcATTAATACTAATGTGAGCTATTAAATTGAGGTAAACTAACGTgatttgatttagtatgattcTATATTGAAATTAGAAATTTTTTGTCTTTAGAGTTGTGAGCTTGGCATCGGACCACAAGCTCCTCTCCATTTTGGCATTGATTCCAGTTTGATCTTGTTTGCATTAATATtcaataattgaaaattatttttagagaaaaaaatatcGATTGAAATTGAATTGGATCTGCTTAATTTCAGTCTAATGTAAGaggatgaagaaaataattaaaaattttaattaaattctatCTGATTTTGAGTCTGAATGAGAATGTGGGAAGCTGTCAGGAGCACTAGAGAAATCCAGCAAATGGGGTATGTGGCAATTAGACACAGTTTTGGTAATGGcacttttttgcttttttttttttaagccaaATTGATTCGTCGGTTCTTTTATTGGAATCCCACTGTACAAATTTCGGCCATCAAATTGACAAAAACTTGACTTGACTTCCATTATAAGgttactttttttatttttatttttattattagtaTATCTCCCTGTTGGTTTTCTGGTTTATAGAAAAGGATTTGATCCCCATGCCAAGAAATCTCCCACCAATATTAAATTGCCTGGAAAGATGAGAATGAGTGGATATATTCGTTGACAATACTATAGGATGCTCCACTCTCAAGTCAATTCTTCATGTgggtaattttattattaaagatTATCAGTTTTATTTTACCAAACTTCttcttaaataatttattttattgtcaTTTCATATCTTAATAACACTTGTTGTTCTCTTTGGATTTAAGCATGGGATGGGATGTCATATCTTGCAATGCTCTTCGATCGGCCTTGTTGAacatcaggaaaaaaaaaaattattttaataataaagaaTACGAAGTATTTTCTAAAGAAAAATGGAACCATAAACCAAGAATCTCCTCCCTGGCCATGGATTTGCCTTTGTGTCTTTCCTTCCACTGGCACACAAGGTGCTAGCTCATCTCATTATTGGGTCTCTTTAACCTCACAAATGGTGGTAACCCTGATAACCATGTTTTGGGGGTTGAATTTGATACATTTATGAATCAAGAATTCAATTGTGTTAATGATAACCATGTTGGTTTTGATGTAAACTCACACCCAATGCACAGGATGAAGCAGGTTTTTGGGGAGAGGAAGATGATGCGTAGTTTGAGGAGATGAAGCTTAATAATGGGGTTAACTACCAAGTTTGGATTGATTCCATGGATTCCAGGATTAACGTAACTACAGCCAATGGAGGGGCAGAGCAGACCTTTGATAACGGAGTTTGTTAATCTCTCTGGGGTATTCTGCGGCTGCAGGTAGGCATTACCAGAACTTTGGTAATCGAGAACATCCAACTTTTGATGAAATTTTGCCGCCTCTCTAGCTCAGATATATCCCAAAGAACCCAAAATTTCGCTTGTTCCACGTTTGTTGTTGAACAGCTTTATCGGGTGTGAaagattatatttaaataaaatcttAGAAGATGAAAATCACAGCACCAGTGGTCTAGTGGTAGAATAGTACCCTGCCACGGTACAGACCCGGGTTCGATTCCCGGCTGGTGCAATTTTCTTTTTGCTCTTTTCTTCAATTGGTTACTCTAGATGAGTTCCGAAATATCAAATCCACATTTAAATAACAATCATTTTTAAACTAAGAAACAAATCCTATTTAATTAgatgtaataaaataaattatataataatatagtATCATCCCTAAAATCGAATAAATTTTCACTGGGACGGGCTCTTTATACCTGACTTAATCTAGTGTAGACAGGCTAAATCATCTGAGCTTGACATCGACAGTTCAATTAGGATAGCGTTCGGATAGAGCTTTGTTTGTTAGAGGGGAGCTCTATCCGAAATACATAGATATAGGGCAAGTCGATAGTAAGCATAATCATTGTCGATAATCAAGCTAACAAGGTTTCATAGAATATGGCTTTACCTTTATTAACTAAATCCCCGTTATCACGTTGAAAATCTCTCATCAGCTTTCAATAAGTTCCAAACACCTATCCTGGTATGTTTTTTACATTCTATATATTTTCTTTCTTGTGACATTAATTGTCGTAGCTTTCTTCAAGTTGAGCGTCGGAATAGTTGCCTTTAGCTGCCGGCCTCACTTTCTCTTTGATTTCAAGCAACACAGAATCCAACAACAACTGTGACTTGAGAATATCAATCAGTATCATATAATAAACTgtgattttatataaaaattcaatACCCAGCAGAACTAATAAGAAAATAACTTTTAAGAGAAATATATTGAATTGATAAATCAAAACAATATTGAATTGCCGTTTCTTGTAAACAATCCTATATCCAACtaaataagtcattttaaatttttacaagaAATCACAGCTTCATAATATAATATCCCAATTAATATCTTCCTGAATACAATTAAAAGGCTGAAGTGTAGTGTTTCCGAAACCATGCATTCATTCATTGCAAATGCAGAAGATTAACCAATACCATCTGTCTTGAACACTAAATTTTCCTCAAATATCATCATTACCAACTCTTCAATGGttttaattgatttttcttttatgcTATGATGTATGGATAAAAATGGTACAGACCTTGCCTCCATAAATGTTTCATTCGATATTGTTCCAAAGAAAAAAAGAGGCTTCAAAATCGACCTGGAtttgatttttctattttttgtgTAGAAATTTAAGAGATATATTACTAAGGCATACATTATATATactacaaaataattatttaaaatagttGGTTTTAAAGAAAATGCACCCTCTGTACAGTGCGCCACGAGGTAATTAGCTATCCCAACGGTCAAGCCGGTTCCTTGCAAAGAGAAGTCGAGGTTTCATTGTTGATTTATCCACCTGAGTTCTTAGAGATGTACATCAAATTCTCAGTTGATTGCCTCGCCTGGATAGTCATTTTCCCATGTTTTGTCTTGTCCAGTCGTCTTCGAGCATATTCTTGAATCTTACGATCATGATCTTTGAGCATTTGCTCCACATTGTTTGATGGAACAAGTAATGGACCAGAGACATAAATCTTGCTTCCCCTTGGCCCGCGACCACACTGGGAGAGAAACATGAACAAAATGTTATGATCATATGGTTAAAGAAGGTCCAGTCCTTAGATATAAATTGAAAAACCCCTGAAATGCGTTGCTGCACGCTCAGAGAATCATCGGACTTTCATTTAATGGGAGATCAACAAAAATCAGGTCAGCCATGCATATGCAGCGGGAATCATTCTTTGGAACGATGTCAAGTAACTTACCAGACTTGCTTCTCTGGATTTTTCGCTATCTGCCTGAGGAGAATCTGCAGGCTTACGCACTTGATGTTTTTGATTCTGCTTTGTTGTGGGCTCTAATCCATTTGAAGATCCCTGAAACCCACCTACCTGTTTCACTGCTTCTGGCTGTGAACTACTAGGCTTTCCCTGCTGATCATCAGCCAATGAAGTTCTAGCTGCTACTAAACCAGATATGGTTGATAGGTTGGTTCTGATTGATGCCACATTAGGATTATCAAGATCCTTTCCAGCCTTTGTCCAGCCTGTCCCCTGGACCAGTGGCCCGGAATGAGAAACCTTCTTGCGTTGATTCTCTGGGAAATCTTTCCTCCCTTCTTTTGCAGCTTGAGTTTGTTTAGAAGGATCAACCAGAAAACCAGAAACAGTTTGCCCCTTGTGAGAGTTGAATATTTCACCTCTGCTATTTGCATTGGAATGTCGTCTTTCCTGTTAATATAAAGCAAAATGTCACTGTGTTGAAAAGAACttaaaattaaagagaaaatGAAGCAATATGaaataagataaaaagaaaaacTAGCATACCCCTTATGCATGCACATAATCCATGATTATgttgcaaattttaaagaatatggATATCTACAAGATTGCCACTTCGTTTAACCAGGACTGGGATCCATGATAAAATGAACATATAAACCatttttcagaatttacctgcaTCAATGTTGCTATTTTGGAATTGGTATTACATGCTAGAACAGCACCAGATTCACGTGGTCCATTCCCCCCCACTCCAATTGCTCCTTGCCTATGAAAATTAATGAAGATGTTAACTGTATATACCACTTCTTCCATAGAAAGTGAATCTCCCTTTGGAGCAACTAGAATTGTGTAGCAACTCAAGAAGACAAAATCAGCAACTTCATCACATGTAAACTCAAAATAGAACCAACCAAAGCATATAATCAAAGGCAAAATGTTTAGTTGCAGACTACGAAAACCAGTCAAATAAAACAAAAGAGTATTTGATAGAACACATGAATTCTACTTGTTTTTCAATATTTCCCCACTCC
This sequence is a window from Hevea brasiliensis isolate MT/VB/25A 57/8 chromosome 10, ASM3005281v1, whole genome shotgun sequence. Protein-coding genes within it:
- the LOC110668306 gene encoding transcription factor bHLH162-like, which translates into the protein MGDVLLNSRGTIMEMSHSSSRTVMLHSTSSRKTERKVIEKNRRTQMKTLFSNLNSLLPKQTSKEALSLPDQIDEAINYIKSLEAKLKKSKEKKESLSGRKRPFSNCTSSFESTSTSRAPQLQIREMGSSLQIVLISGLDNQFIFYDIIRILQDEGVEIASASFSVSGNSIFHVVHAQMRESDFSFGAAKVSERLSRFINGSTSEIESEPELWNFNDLHPETWAF